The genomic stretch CTTTTCTTAAACCACAATAAAAGCTAAAAAACAAATTTACCTTAACCCACAGACAAAATTGAAAAAACCTAATTTGTTAAATTGTTTTTAGATTAGCACAAGCAAGATTATAAATTACAATAAGAAAATTATTCTTCATCAATATTCTTATATGTATCGGTACAGATTTCCTTAATCTTTTCTCTGAGAATTTGGAAATCTCTGAAAGCCTCCGGTCTTTTTCTAGGGTCACGAAGTACAGCAGCAGGATGTAACATAGGCATCATTAGAACCTCACCTTTCTTAAAGAAAAGACCATGTTCTTTAGTGATTTTAATGTCAGGTTTAATAATTTTTGCTGATGCAATTCTGCCAAGACAAACAATAATTTTTGGGTTAATAAGTTTGTATTGATTTCTTAGCCAGTCAGTACAAGCAACTTGTTCTTCAGGTTTTGGGTCTCTGTTTTTTGGTGGACGACATTTTACAATATTTG from Ruminococcus bovis encodes the following:
- a CDS encoding uracil-DNA glycosylase; this encodes MIDNWNELKEQCLNCRKCGLCETRTNVVFGVGNPNAEVMFIGEGPGENEDLQGEPFVGRGGKLLDKMLYSVDLSREENIYIANIVKCRPPKNRDPKPEEQVACTDWLRNQYKLINPKIIVCLGRIASAKIIKPDIKITKEHGLFFKKGEVLMMPMLHPAAVLRDPRKRPEAFRDFQILREKIKEICTDTYKNIDEE